Proteins from a genomic interval of Yarrowia lipolytica chromosome 1E, complete sequence:
- a CDS encoding uncharacterized protein (Compare to YALI0E04290g, no similarity) encodes MHPKTVPREMPPDEQSLALLQAAWAKLDPLNKGTIAATQMLAAVDAIEASFGMVPGKFISRRGRKVIADFADENPRKRVTLEKMVRLFEAFDKSVEMEGEQSVSGWMSQNEDYSDYYGDAQRVSEIQTPGPEVDVGASPPVSPKASSLHTEGFGMDREQHGFPDILGELPDILPELDHPSPTRTTQYAPFQTTSASSHVKYVPTNEGRSTSATTNYKPSTISPMTQRGSLTSPQRASRRGSTASSRPTTLNSTQTLGNESSRDGFSMSDRSFNRSTPLRPNRRSWAKSNDEAFFERMRKDDDDGDDDGDFSISMADGDTDSLMRINHKHMNELHQLRNYAAFCETQMEDSELRHVDLEASILAKTKECREHVSRTKAHQEGLEQVSQMITELTEILGRKHKRNSRTGSISSTPDSDVLEAYKNRLEVQLEALGKSGELQEAEIKRLTTEKIEQQQKVEALEAQIKSLTDSLTKVTDNVTTMKANKEREDFLDFEARLNNQDPSDFSSINEILEQQNLIINDLKEKLLEKEQKEEPKDIKTETVAHVEQSTISTGLKNAFTIIIMVIAFHLISEIFFPSNLPEGVLWWMNAPAPIERVFGALDAWVARHDDFRMPM; translated from the coding sequence ATGCATCCAAAGACCGTGCCACGGGAAATGCCGCCCGATGAACAGAGTCTGGCACTTCTACAGGCTGCATGGGCCAAGCTGGACCCACTGAACAAGGGAACGATTGCGGCGACCCAGATGTTAGCTGCGGTGGACGCCATTGAGGCTAGCTTCGGAATGGTCCCGGGCAAATTCATTTCGCGACGCGGAAGGAAGGTCATTGCAGATTTCGCGGACGAAAACCCCAGGAAGCGAGTCACACTGGAAAAGATGGTCAGGTTGTTTGAAGCCTTTGACAAGtctgtggagatggaagggGAGCAGTCAGTCTCAGGGTGGATGTCACAAAATGAGGATTACTCAGACTATTATGGAGACGCTCAAAGGGTGTCTGAAATACAGACACCCGGCCCAGAGGTGGATGTTGGGGCAAGCCCTCCAGTAAGTCCCAAAGCCAGTTCGCTTCACACAGAGGGGTTTGGTATGGACCGAGAACAACATGGTTTTCCTGATATTCTTGGTGAGCTTCCCGATATCCTGCCTGAATTGGATCACCCGAGCCCCACGAGAACAACGCAATATGCCCCATTTCAAACCACGAGTGCATCATCCCATGTGAAGTATGTCCCAACCAACGAAGGAAGATCCACGAGTGCTACGACCAACTACAAGCCTTCCACCATCTCGCCAATGACACAAAGAGGATCACTCACATCGCCACAACGAGCTTCTCGCCGTGGATCCACTGCTTCCAGCAGACCCACCACATTGAACTCCACACAGACCCTGGGCAATGAGTCTTCTCGTGATGGCTTTTCCATGAGTGACAGAAGCTTCAACAGAAGTACACCTCTACGCCCAAACCGACGGAGCTGGGCGAAGTCCAATGACGAAGCTTTCTTTGAACGCATGCGAAaagatgatgacgatggtgatgatgatggtgaCTTTTCAATCAGCATGGCAGACGGTGACACGGACTCACTCATGAGGATCAACCATAAGCATATGAATGAACTACACCAGTTGAGAAACTACGCAGCCTTCTGTGAGACTCAAATGGAGGATTCTGAACTGCGCCACGTTGATCTGGAAGCTTCGATACTGGCGAAGACGAAGGAGTGCCGAGAGCATGTCTCCAGAACAAAGGCTCACCAGGAAGGTCTCGAGCAAGTGTCACAAATGATCACCGAGTTGACAGAAATTCTGGGTCGTAAGCACAAGAGAAATTCAAGGACGGGCTCCATCTCAAGTACACCAGATTCTGACGTGCTGGAAGCGTACAAGAATCGACTTGAGGTACAGTTGGAAGCATTGGGAAAATCCGGGGAGCTACAGGAAGCGGAAATTAAACGCTTGACAACAGAGAAGATCGAGCAGCAACAAAAGGTTGAGGCTCTGGAAGCCCAGATCAAATCGCTGACTGACAGCCTGACCAAGGTCACCGACAATGTTACCACTATGAAGGCTAACAAAGAGCGGGAGGACTTCTTAGACTTCGAAGCTAGGCTCAACAACCAAGATCCAAGCGACTTCTCTTCCATTAACGAAATCttggagcagcagaacctcatcatcaacgatctcaaggagaaacTGCTTGAGAAAGAACAGAAGGAAGAACCCAAGGATATCAAGACGGAAACGGTTGCTCACGTTGAGCAGTCAACCATTTCCACAGGGCTTAAGAATGCCTTCACCATTATTATCATGGTCATAGCTTTCCACCTCATTTCGGAGATCTTCTTCCCTTCGAACTTACCTGAAGGCGTTCTATGGTGGATGAATGCCCCCGCTCCCATCGAGCGAGTGTTTGGTGCTCTGGATGCTTGGGTCGCCCGTCACGACGACTTCAGAATGCCTATGTAG
- a CDS encoding uncharacterized protein (Compare to YALI0E04224g, similar to uniprot|Q08224 Saccharomyces cerevisiae YOL055c THI20 hydroxymethylpyrimidine phosphate (HMP-P) kinase or uniprot|Q08975 Saccharomyces cerevisiae YPL258c THI21), translated as MTDTRPPSVLTIAGSDSSGGAGIEADLKTITVHGCYGMTTITGLTAQNTTGVEKIHPIEDQGFITACLDAVFSDVGVDVVKTGMLSSQETITTVTNYLKKHHANKASVIDPVLCSTSGSTLFPAEYVSVYLELFGLATIVTPNIPEAVELASVLEKKKFETPKTVQDMKDLAVSIHKTGAKWVLIKGGHLSFTKDKEPAKENDTDKVVIDVLYDGKDFTELVMPYITTKSTHGTGCTLASAIASNLAKGKDIPQAVLEGTQYIQNAIFEAHPIGKGHGPVNHTYNMRVLPFQKGHFLDYLLSHPKVAPAWKQYVEHPFVMQLAKGDLKPECYYYFLQQDYLYLRHYARAAALSGYKAKNIAQTAAAGVIIDTIQSELGLHIDHCKENGMSLEELENSEEGLQCYAYTRYLIDVGAAEDWLALQFATSPCLFGYGIAARNGKNHPEYKPGNRYSSWIDKYVDPKFGCATETGRALLEEEAPKVSPERLEELIEIFATATKMEVTFWNKALTLGE; from the coding sequence ATGACTGATACTCGACCTCCCTCTGTTCTCACCATTGCCGGCTCGGACtcctctggaggagctggcaTTGAAGCCGATctcaagaccatcaccGTCCATGGCTGCTACGGTATGACAACCATTACCGGTCTCACTGCTCAGAACACCACAGGAGTCGAGAAGATCCATCCCATTGAGGACCAGGGCTTCATCACCGCTTGTTTGGACGCCGTCTTCTCCGATGTAGGTGTTGACGTTGTCAAGACTGGTATGCTCTCTTCTCAGgagaccatcaccaccgtcaCCAACTACCTGAAGAAGCACCACGCAAACAAGGCCTCAGTCATTGACCCTGTTCTGTGCTCCACCTCTGGCTCTACCCTCTTCCCTGCTGAGTACGTGTCTGTCTacctggagctgtttggTCTGGCGACTATTGTCACCCCCAACATTCCCGAGGCCGTCGAACTGGCCTCTGtccttgagaagaagaagtttGAGACCCCCAAGACCGTTCAGGACATGAAGGATCTAGCCGTTTCTATTCACAAGACTGGTGCCAAGTGGGTGCTCATCAAGGGAGGACATCTGTCGttcaccaaggacaaggagccTGCCAAGGAAAACGATACTGATAAGGTCGTCATTGATGTGCTTTACGATGGAAAGGACTTTACTGAGCTCGTCATGCCTTATATCACTACCAAGTCTACCCACGGTACCGGTTGCACTCTAGCCTCTGCCATTGCCTCCAACCTGGCCAAGGGTAAGGACATTCCCCAGGCGGTTCTTGAGGGAACCCAGTATATCCAGAACGCCATCTTTGAGGCCCACCCTATTGGTAAGGGACACGGCCCCGTCAACCACACCTACAACATGCGAGTTCTTCCTTTCCAGAAGGGCCACTTCCTGGACTACCTTCTTTCACACCCCAAGGTTGCACCTGCCTGGAAGCAGTATGTTGAGCACCCCTTCGTTATGCAGCTGGCTAAGGGAGACCTCAAGCCGGAGTGTTATTACTACTTTCTGCAGCAGGACTACCTCTACCTGCGACACTATGCTCGAGCTGCCGCCCTATCCGGctacaaggccaagaacatTGCTCAgaccgctgctgctggtgtaATCATCGACACTATCCAGAGCGAGCTTGGTCTGCATATTGACCACTGCAAGGAGAACGGTATGTCTCTtgaggagctcgagaaCTCCGAGGAGGGACTCCAGTGCTACGCCTACACCCGATACCTTATTGATGTaggagctgctgaagaCTGGCTGGCTCTTCAGTTTGCTACTTCTCCCTGTCTGTTTGGATACGGAATTGCTGCTCGAAACGGTAAGAACCACCCCGAGTACAAGCCCGGTAACCGGTACTCTTCTTGGATCGACAAGTACGTTGATCCCAAGTTCGGTTGTGCCACTGAGACCGGACgagctcttctggaggaggaggctccGAAAGTGTCTCCTGAGCgactggaggagctcattGAGATCTTCGCCACTGCCACTAAGATGGAGGTCACTTTCTGGAACAAGGCTCTGACTCTTGGAGAGTAA
- a CDS encoding uncharacterized protein (Compare to YALI0E04246g, similar to uniprot|P53960 Saccharomyces cerevisiae YNL040w, similar to Saccharomyces cerevisiae YNL040W) produces MSRHTSTIVGLLTCQNEPYLKALTTRVIGCEEVPKTKKTPAKYEVELEDTILFPEGGGQPADLGTLSYEETSVPVNYVKRDGLIAKHETDSPIEVGTTVNVDLEWARRFDHMQQHTGQHLLSAIFDTRKLETLAWSLGDKFCYVELPKRVTREEMDAVQAEVNRVIQQDLKITTTIITNEEEKAAADPSVVEKIPDDYDVNNGVIRVVNIGDIDHNPCCGTHLNSTREIGSVALLHTQAMRGSNCRVFFVCGDRVHKYASEAHRTIKMVNSHLSCLTEDIENKILALNQNLKDASNREKMWMAEVATFTAHNAKQDLETKNVVFVYKPEASLDFLNVIAKEIGDLAEGKTAILACGQGTAGGAIMIIGDKLDEVSAKVKDIVVNVKGGGKGRWQGKVTKWDMGAAEALETYALSI; encoded by the coding sequence ATGAGTAGACACACATCTACCATTGTTGGTCTGCTGACATGCCAGAACGAGCCCTACCTCAAAGCTCTCACTACCCGTGTCATTGGGTGTGAGGAAGTTCCCAAAACCAAGAAGACCCCTGCCAAGTACGAGGTTGAGCTCGAGGACACAATCTTGTTCCCTGAGGGAGGAGGACAGCCTGCTGATCTTGGCACATTGTCCTACGAAGAGACTTCCGTTCCCGTGAACTATGTCAAGAGAGATGGACTCATCGCCAAGCATGAGACCGACAGTCCCATTGAAGTAGGTACTACTGTCAATGTTGACCTGGAGTGGGCTCGACGTTTCGATCACATGCAGCAGCACACTGGTCAGCATCTTCTGTCGGCCATTTTCGATACTCGAAAGCTTGAGACCCTTGCATGGAGCCTGGGTGACAAGTTTTGTTACGTTGAGTTGCCCAAGCGGGTGACCCGCGAGGAAATGGACGCCGTCCAGGCTGAGGTCAACCGCGTCATTCAGCAGGACCTCAAGATCACTACTACCATCATTACAAACGAGGAAGAAAAGGCTGCAGCTGATCCTTCTGTAGTTGAGAAGATCCCTGATGATTATGATGTCAATAACGGTGTTATCCGAGTCGTTAATATCGGAGACATAGATCATAACCCCTGCTGCGGTACTCATCTCAACTCTACTCGAGAGATTGGATCTGTTGCTCTGTTGCATACCCAGGCCATGCGAGGCTCCAATTGCCGTGTATTCTTCGTATGCGGTGACAGGGTTCACAAGTACGCCTCCGAGGCTCACCGGACCATCAAGATGGTCAACTCTCACCTCTCATGCCTTACTGAGGACATTGAGAATAAGATTTTGGCTCTCAACCAGAATCTCAAGGATGCTTCGAACCGAGAGAAGATGTGGATGGCCGAGGTCGCTACTTTTACCGCTCACAATGCGAAGCAGGATCTTGAGACTAAGAACGTTGTTTTCGTGTACAAGCCCGAGGCTTCTCTGGATTTCCTCAACGTCATTGCAAAGGAGATTGGCGATCTCGCTGAGGGTAAGACTGCCATTCTTGCATGCGGCCAGGGTACCGCTGGAGGTGCTATCATGATCATTGGAGACAAGCTCGACGAGGTATCtgccaaggtcaaggacattgtcGTTAATGTCAAGGGAGGTGGAAAGGGCCGGTGGCAAGGAAAGGTCACCAAGTGGGACATGGGCGCTGCCGAGGCTCTTGAGACTTATGCTTTGAGCATTTAG
- a CDS encoding uncharacterized protein (Compare to YALI0E04268g, no similarity possibly noncoding) — MTESRPKISFGHQHPSAKLASGVSLIARLSKSPRSTPKQAMRDSPRLTPTKSPWPAKTITPTQPQTQMDEEKENTDDYDYSPGVITRASCEPLSASASPSPLPKISVAKRQRQDYLMGTSPPTFHIRRDSEVQTSTPVGNSTLKAFENLDISCDIVTPKKSTELSIDSPTKQRTSFDSITRTVSITLSSVYDEINETPRKKRPIESRAPSTLPRRKRSGFLRHRPSKLDLIDHKELTFFPLHAQASDCGNNEPLVFVEDYFVSDYERSLKNPEASIKKCTTCFAPLYEFSSFLESMDKRDACKYSEFVCTKCTHKAFPDRSTGFGRSVRKAQSSYELRSRQPMAQSSVGTSPSRPMWWDSLSRKLRWRWRTKGLIPKDVLDLINPPAPTSHY; from the coding sequence ATGACCGAGTCTAGACCAAAGATCTCTTTTGGACACCAACACCCCTCAGCAAAACTGGCGTCCGGCGTCTCTCTGATTGCCCGACTCTCGAAATCTCCACGAAGCACCCCGAAACAGGCCATGAGAGACTCGCCGAGACTCACCCCAACCAAGTCTCCGTGGCCAGCAAAAACCATCACCCCGACtcaaccacaaacacagatggatgaagaaaaggaaaacACAGACGACTACGACTATTCTCCGGGCGTTATCACTCGGGCATCATGCGAACCTCTCTCTGCATCAGCATCTCCAAGCCCTCTTCCTAAAATCTCCGTGGCCAAGCGACAACGGCAAGACTATCTCATGGGGACTTCTCCTCCGACATTCCACATCAGACGAGACTCCGAAGTCCAGACTTCCACACCTGTAGGCAATTCGACACTGAAAGCCTTTGAGAATCTTGACATCTCATGTGATATTGTGACACCAAAAAAGTCCACAGAGCTGAGCATAGATAGTCCAACGAAACAAAGAACAAGCTTCGACTCGATAACTCGCACGGTGTCTATCACTCTCTCGTCAGTGTACGATGAGATCAATGAAACGCCACGCAAGAAGCGACCCATCGAGTCTCGAGCGCCCTCGACACTTCCTAGACGTAAAAGATCAGGATTCCTGCGCCACAGACCGTCGAAATTGGATCTCATTGATCACAAAGAACTGACATTTTTCCCCTTGCATGCACAGGCCTCCGACTGTGGCAACAACGAACCCCTGGTCTTCGTCGAGGACTACTTTGTATCCGACTACGAACGTTCACTCAAGAACCCTGAAGCATCGATTAAGAAGTGCACCACCTGCTTTGCACCTCTCTACGAGTTCTCAAGCTTCCTCGAGTCCATGGACAAACGAGACGCTTGCAAATACTCCGAGTTTGTGTGCACGAAATGTACACACAAGGCATTCCCTGACCGTTCAACTGGATTTGGGAGGTCGGTGCGGAAAGCTCAATCTTCATACGAGCTTCGTTCTCGCCAACCAATGGCACAGAGCAGTGTCGGTACCTCACCTTCTCGCCCCATGTGGTGGGATTCGCTGTCCAGAAAActgagatggagatggagaacCAAAGGGCTCATCCCCAAAGATGTTTTGGATCTCATTAATCCCCCAGCACCAACCTCGCATTACTAA